The stretch of DNA tatcTAGTGGCATTGCAGATTAACTTGAGCCAAGTTTTATGACAAAAGGCACAATGCTTAGCATACACTAATGAACGGATGCTGATTTATGGAGTTTCAATCTTGTGGTGAATTTTACAGAGCTGGATACTGAGTGGAAGTCTTCCATGTGGATTACCATTCATTTTACCTAGTTATTATGTACTAAAATTCAGCACTGCCTGTCTACACCggaattaaaaaatatctgCTGTTTTAAAAGCACCCAGTTGAGTctcctccaggcacagctgcacaAGAAATTCCTAGCTGTGAATGCACAACACATTTGTGCAGAGCAAACATCCCTAACAGGGGATccagcagcagacagagccACTCCAGCAGCCTGACCCCTATTCAGGTTTTATCAGGGAACATTCATTTCACCTGAGGGAGTTTCAAGCACATTCCTTAAGGGGTCTGTGGTGTAAAAAATGGACCAGGTTGAAGGCCACTGCAAGGATTTACACTCTTCCACCTCCACTCTGCTGTCTGGGGCCTGGACTTCCTCATGATCCACAGAGAATGCCCACCACACACGGACTCTTGGGATGGCCTTTTTTGCTGCCCAGGAGCACACACTTTAGTATATGTGACTAAAAAGTACTTGATAGTAAACAATCTTTCAAAAAACATGTCACCCCAAGTATCTTTTCAGTAGTGACTGCAACATACTTTTATTGTAAGGAATAAATAAACAGCacattaaaagcagaaaaaataaacagaaaatattaaggAATAATGTCTGAGTAAGTGCTATTAGAAATAAGagtgcttgttttcttttttctttttctttttttttttttttaatagcattgCTAATGGCACTGGGTAAGAAGTTATTTGTTTGGCTGAGACTCTGAAAAGAGATTACTTTTATTTAGCAGGTCATCCTTCACAAATGCTAGAGTTCAGCTGACCAGACTGCTCTGGTCAGTTCCTCTCAGAAATACCTAGATCCTTTAGAACACCTTtagaaatttttaaatgctgaaatccaTATATTCCATATATGCTTACTTTGTATCCTGTGACAGGGAAAATACTGAACAATGGCAGAAGCCATTGGCAGAAGCTGGCAAATCCTTTCCAAAAGACCAATTCCTGTCTTGAGTAATTCCGCTGTTACTCACTGGCAGTGCAATACAATTCCCTGGCGTCTCAGAGGGCAGAATGTGGCagtttaaattttatattagatagcatggatactttaaataTCCCCAGATTCAGTTCCAGTTCACACTTTAGACTAATAAGGCTGAAAGGAACTCAattttccactgatttttttcactcAGTGTGGTCCTTTCCTCTGAACATTCAGGTCAGTTTTAATTTCTGGTTCTCAAGTATTATCCAGTGTCTCCCTGGCTTCACTTTTCTTTGTAGTAGTAACTCCTCCTGAGTCTCTGTGATTCCTTGCTTTTGCTATGCTGGGAAAGTCTGAGGGCTACAGAAATGTGTGCCCAGGCAGAGAAAGGCTGAGATTCTCTGTGTCATGGCTGAATGGTCTATTACAATGGAGTGGCTGTATGAAAAAAGCTTCTTCCATTTCCAggtcttttttaaagaaaagagtgATCTCTCTTTGGTCTTGGATGAAATTCAGACATTAACTATGTGGAAATCATTCAGGCACCAgacacagggaaaaaattatGTAGCACAAATGGCCAAGGCAACCCTGGAGCAAGAGAGCCTTTACTGACACTCTGGTGTCTGCACAGTCCCTTTCTTGGCACTTGAGAAGCCTTTTTCTTGGTATCAATTTTTCCCTCAGGTACTGTAAAGAGAGGCCTGAACTGTCTAAAACATCTTCAAGACTTTGCCCCAGGAGCCAAAGTCTAGAAGACAGGTATTGAAAGCTGAGCAGAGTTACCTTTGTCTTCATCTCTGAGTGTCTTGTTCTTCAGGACATGTTCTTTTGTCATAAACTCGTGTAACATTTTAGATTTAAAATCTACCATGATTATTTTCATGTTTGATGATTCAGCATGTTCTTGAAGGATGATAGATAGTCCTTTATATTTGTTTCAAAGATCATGCATTTCTTTTATGGATCTGAACTACAAATTTCAGCTTTGTAGCTCTAGAAATTGAGTTCCAGCTctggaaaatacatttcttaTTCACTTAATGTACAACCGAGATGATTGCTGGTGAAACAGCAAAGCCTCTTCTTTGATTCCATTATAATAACATGTATAATTGATCTTAGAAGAAACCAGTATAACCTTAGAGTGGAAGACAAACAAAATTATCTCCACAAGAGTGGAAAAAAGAGTAGACCTTGCCTTGGTGCATTTGCAGTGTAAGTACTCTACAAGCACATCACACAGGCTGACTGATGAGTGTAGGAAAAAACAAGGGGCCTGTCCTGTCAGCACACTCTGGCTTAGCAcaactgcccagccctgagcctggaAAAAGCACAGAGAGATGACAatcaaccccccaaaaaccccaacaacaactacaacaacaaaaaaacagctGGGTAAGGAAAGGCTTTTTGTAAAAGTGGCCACTCAGTACTGCTGTCCTCTTGGGCATGTGAGAACTCCTGGGGAAAGCTGTGGGAGTCAGGGCCATTGAAAGTTTGCTGGCAGGAATAAAACACTACTGCATGCCAGAATTGATCCAGCTCATTAACAAACCTCATGGACTGTGAGGAAGAACTAGAAATCCCAGGCAGGGTGGCAGGCATAGGCTCATCTGGCAACATACAAccagagaagaaatatttcatcCACCCAGGCTGTGGTGTCAGCACTTTGAGGCTGAACTTACCATAACTGACTACATGGAAAAAAGCATTCACCAATTAGGAGCTAACTTACAAATCCATGAAACATAAGAGACTCCAAAGCAGATGTCTAAAGATGGCAATCCTGCTGTATTCCAACAGGACAGCTTGCTGGCCATGCCAAACATgagatttctgttttccttgggAGTAATCATGATTACAATTGCTTGAAATGCCTGCCTGTGGGAATTAAAGGACAAGAAGGAATTAAGGGTTGGTCTCCTACTGAGGTGGTGAGACATTTGTTGTGTGGGATAATCTTTTGAAGGCTGAAcctgaagcagaagaaaaaaacagccgAGTGCTCATACTTAAACTTCAACTAGGTGTAAGAAACTCAAAACGCAAAATGTTGTGGTGCCTTATTAAGAACAGAAAAGTGGAATTTGAATACTAATTAAATAATGAGGAAGACTGAAAGAGGAACACAAACCAAGGAAACAGTGAAACACATTAGTAGGACAGAGAAGGTGAGAGGTGATAGTGACCCAGCTAGTGAAGAGACCTCTTTTGGTCTGGTTGAGATCCTATAGAAAAGGATTTCAAAACATGAAATGGGCCCCTCAAAAGCAAGATGATGAAGATGCTTTGAAGTGAGGTGGAAAACAAACATGTGCAGAAATCTACTTCGCctcaaaaaatgcttttataaaaGTCAGCAGAAAAGAACACCTGGAACTGAGATTGACATCTGTGTCATCTCCATGGGCTAGAATTAAGAAGCTAAAGATCAACAAAACAGTGATAAAGGATCACAATAATTTCATAGAGGAAATGCTAAAAAGTAAACAACCCTGTCTTCCttaaaagagaggggaaaaaccccacaaaacagaCCAATACCATTGAAATGTTTTATTAGTGGGGagaaaaaatcccttctgaGTAGTGAAAATAGGGAGTTGTCTAAAAACTAAGCAAGCTGCACAAACTGGACATGAGTCACACTACTGCTAAAGGGAAAGAGTTTCTATGGTCTGCAATATCTGAAGGAAATATCTttataaagataaaaaaatatattttgaacaTCTTTGTAGTACGTATAAGCACATAAGAATACAGGCATGGCAGACTTATCATCTGTTTTGGCAgatggtgggtttttttaaaataaaggacTGTTTGTGTTTGAAGAATATAACACGGCAAACAGCAAATCTATCAGTTTACCCTTGCCCAAGATGCTCAGTTAATTTGCTCACTCCTTGTTCATGTCAAACAAATTCAGGGCTCAGTTGTTAATTTGCTCTTTCCTTGTTCATGTCAAACAAACTCAGGACCCTGGTATGTAGCCCACTCATCAGATGTCCTGTTCCAGGAACTCAGTGTAAATAGAAAAGATGGAGCAGCAGAACAGGTTATGCAGTGTCTTCACAGGGAAAACCAGGGGCTGGGACACGCAGGGAGCCAGGAGGGTCAGAGCAGAGTCCCGTATCGCACTTGCCATTCCCGagtccctctgctgctctggccgTGCAGGGGGAGCCCCGGGGGATTCAGCTCGGCAAGGGATGCGGCAGTGCAGGGATGCGATGGCaccaggctggctgtgcctctCACCCGCTGCTTTTTCCCTGCGCGAGTGCCTCGGGAATGCTGCCCCTCGCCAGGGATGCAGCGGTACATTTATGGCAAGGGGTTAGAGCTGCGGCCGCAGCTGCGATCCCGGTCCAAATCAGGAGAGGGGAGCGCCAGGGGGGATCCTGCGCCTCTGGGCTGTTCCCTGGAGCCCAGCACCGGCCTTTCCACCGTGCCCGACACCCACCCTAGCAGGGCCCGGGGGATGCCTTGACGGCCCCCCCGGCGGGCAGCGCCGGAGCGCTCAAACATTGCCTTTTTCgggctttttttctctttcctccctgTGTGCGTTGTGTGCcgttgtttttttgttgttttttttttttttttgggtttttttttttttttttcgcttCCCCTTGTCGCTCCTTGCAGGGCCGGAGCGGCGGCAGCGCTCCCGGCATCCCGGGGCCGCTCCGCCcatcccggcccggcccggccggcggAGGAGGAGCCGGCGCGGCGGCTCCGGCCGGGCTGAGGCGCGGCCAGGCCCGCGGTGAGCGATGTCCctggcggagcggcggcggcggcggcagcaggaggaggaagaggagcggGAAGGGGAAGCAGGGGATGGGGCCGGCGCCGGGGAGGAGGTGGTGCAGATCCGACTGGGGGACAAGTGCTACCCGGTGTGCAAGAGGAAGCTGATCGAGCAGAGCGACTATTTCCGAGCGCTCTACCGCTCGGGCATgcgggaggcagggcagggccaggaggagcagctgctgcgcGGGGGACTGAGcgccctggggctggagctggtgctggacTTCATCAACACGTCctgcctggccaggctggagcaggaggagggcgGCGAGGAGGAGCCGCcgctgctggaggagctggtggaggCCGCGTCCTACCTGCAGGTCACGCCcctgctgcggctgctgctgtcGCAGGTGCGGCTGGGCAACTGCTTCGAGCTGCACCGCCTGGCGCAGGTGTACGGCCTGCAGGACCTGCACGACGCCTGCCTGGACTTCATGGCCGCCCACTACCACCAGGTGCTGCGCAGGCCCGACGCCCGCCCgcacctcctgctgcccccggcgctgcagcagcagctgcggGAGCGGCGCATGAGGGGCACGGCCACCCTCGTGCTGCTCGGGGACTTCATGGGCGCCTGCCCGCCGGGGCTGCCCGCCGGCTGTCACCCCGCGGGGGACGCGCCCTGGGCCATGCTCAGGTACGACGAGGAGGCGCAGCGGTGGCTGCCGCTGGCCAACAACCTGCCCGCCGACCTGGTGAGCGTCCGCGGCTACGGCTCGGCCACGCTGGACAATTACCTGTTCATCGTCGGCGGCTACCGCATCACCAGCCAGGAGATCTCGGCCGCGCACTGCTACAACCCGTGCCTGAACGAgtggagccagctggcctcgATGAACCAGAAGAGGTaacctctgctccctggggtaCACGCGTGTCCCTGTCTGGTGTTGAGATAGATCCTGTTCACTCACACGGCACTGGCTCAGCCTTAGGGACACCATGCAGACCTGTGTGTGCTCTGAACCACCAAACAAACCCAGTGAAAAAactcctttccctctttcttttttggtgCATTGTAACTCCATTAAAGTACGTAATGAGTTTTCCTGCTCTTAGCGGGGATGTACAGGCTATACCAGAGCTGGAGATGGCCGAAACAATTTAGTTGCAGCAGTTGTCCAGTGGTTTGTACTTTCATAAAAATCGGAATGTTTTGTAGGCCTGCACTTCAGTGAAATACCAGAACAACGTCAGGAAGATGGTGAGAAATTTCTCACTTCATGGAATGTTTGGATCTGGGAATCATTCATGGTTTTGACAGCTTTTCTTTTATACTTTTATCCTTTTGAACCCTTTATTATACATTGATGTTTTAGTTTGCATTCAGAAACACTTGTATAATTTATTCTTGAAAGAGTAATAGAGACCTAGCCTTGAGGAGGGCCCAAGAAGAGAGGCCTTCTTCCTGGCCAAGGTTGTGGCTCCTCTACCTTAACCACACTTTGGAGATATAAAAACAAAGGCTTTCATTTCACTGAAACAAACTGGCTTTGTTTCCAACCTGAACTTACTTCctctttgtttccattttagtaaaagtattttaaattttatcttttctttctgaaaaagaaaaagtaaggaAGCCAAAATCCACTGTAGAACGGAAATCCTCTTCTCTATCTAGTGAATTAAAGGAGCATGCACAGGAGACCCAAGCTGTTGGCATAAATGCTTTGTATCTGGGTAGTTAAACTGCGGTCTCTATTCCTGGCTCTATTTAGCTTTTGCCACCTAAACCCCCTCAAAACTAGGTTTAGACCTAAAATTAAGTCTTACCCATTTCAtcttcccccctccccgccACTTTTTGTATTGTGAGAATTTTACTAAAATAATCACCTCCCTAATCAGTCATCACAACTGATCTGAAACcatttttctcagtgtttctgACTGTTTGGAATGTCACTGGGTAAAGTTTCATCTGTAAAATGAATGTTTGGCTTTTAAGCACTATAAACACCCTTTCTTACAGACCTTTCTTAGAGGCTGAGCCTGTAGCAGAGTTCCCTGAAGTGCTTGGGGAACAGAGATGTTTTAGCTAGCTTCGTTGACAGCAGGACCTGTGTGAATGGGGTTGGGAGCACTTGGCCTTGCTAGAAAAGCAAGATGGGGTCAGCCCACAGTGTCTCCTATGGAAATTAACATCACAAAAGTGCCACAGTGATCAAATCACGAGGTTCTGTTTCTGTGATGTCTATAGCAAGAGAGCTTTTACTATGTATGTTTACTCTGCAATGTGGGTTTTTAAAAAGTACCTTTTCAAGACCCTTTTTGCACCTTAAGTTTGTGTATTCAAACTCTAGATCAGCCTTTTTCCCTCCacactttccctttttttgtttttgctgggATGTATAATCATTATACTTGAAATAAACACATGGATATTTTCTCCTGTTACTGTTTTCAATGGCATTGCTATATCAGCTTAATCTTCAGACCCATCACAGGTGACAGCAAGATGTTCCTTAGACTAGAATTTCACACTGGCCATTTACTGCAGAAAGACAGCAGGCAAATGGATATTTTTGGAATAATATTTATTCTTAAATTCCATGGTAGTTATTGCAGGCCAAAATGTACCCAGAATTACACCTGCAAAGTACCAGTGAGGATGTTGTTCCCTGAGTAACTGCAGGAACTTTTTTTCATGGAAGCTCAGCTGACCCCTTcacaaaacacatttctgaTTTTACCAGCTTCATTGAGTCTCAGCTCTGCAGTTAATTATTACTTTTTCTATCTGACATAAGATGTCAGCTCCCTGATAACCTGCTTGGTGTTTtgtggcagggagggatggccTGTGCCCtaggagccaggagcagcaccatTTTTGACATGAGGGGTTTGCATGCTGCATGACCAGTGCTGATGCCTGTCTGCCACACATCTGTGCTGCAGTTAGAGCTGCAGTTGGCCTGGCAttgtatttttagtttgttaTGCTGTAGTAAAATAAGCAGGATGGTTGCCCAGCCTTCTGCTTAGGAATTACAGCCATGTGACTGTCTGGCAAATGAGTTTGTCAGCTGATATAATTACATCCCATGGATGAAATTCGACATACCTTCAGGGAGGGCTCTAGTTTCCATTGAATTTGGTTTGACTTCAGACAGTAGAGGATCTGCATTTGTCCTGCATGAGTGGCTGCATGTGTTGGCCTTGAAGGAAGGCTGAGGAGTTATGGATATAATTGCTGCTCTACTCTTCATATAAGAGCTTTCTGCCCTAAACAAACCTTTCCATGGTATTTTTATCATGAATTATTTCCATTGTTGTAATCTCCTCACATGCTTAGATGAAATACTCCTAATTTACTTCTAAGTAGAAGATGAAAGCCACCTGAATGTTTAACAGCCATTCTGGTTTGGGTCTTCACTGTTGGCTTTCTTTTTAGGTGTACAGGTGTTATTACTTTAGTTTCAAACTTTTTCACAATAGGCAAGTCCTGTATAATGTTCTTGTGATGCCCCCAGGAGCTTCAGAGATTGTTATTCCCAATTTATTCATGCCCAAAGGAGCTAAAATAATGTGCTCAGGCTCACCAAGGAAGCCTGTGGCTGAGCATGGAATTTCTCATCGTCTGAGTGCTAAATCCAGTGCTGATCACAAATAGTCCACAACAGATCAGGTTTTCTAGACCTTTTCATTCTAGACGTGTTTCTGTACTTGGGATTCTCAAGAGAGAGAATGACCTGAACTTTTTAATAGAAGCAGCTCCATGTTAGTGTTGCCCAAGATCACTTGTGGTCTTTGGAGTCAAGAAGGTAACAAAGTGAGTAGGGCACTGTTGCAGTAATGTCCTTGAATGCCttccaaacattttctttttttttttaagtgaacaCAGTCTGGTGAAAtttactgtttaaaaataatatacttCTAGGATTTCTACTGCAATGTGCCAGTTATAGCTGTATATTccacttctgttttccttcagaaCTTTCCCACTCATGGCAGGTAAATCTTCCAGGCCTGGAAGACCCATGTAAGCCTCAGGCTGAAATTATGCACATGGAATATGATTTTTGTGAGCAATCTGTACCAGAACTGCTGCCACTCTGAGGACTCTTACAGAAATGTAGGAGATGATGCTTCTGGGGAATGCTGCTTGTTCAGGAGATCTTCTCCTTCCtcattttttactgtttttttttaattcactcaaaattcttctgtgctggaagaaaataaacttcaaaattttttaaagttagagCCATCCATACATTACTTACCACAAATGTATCACACACTTCTAAAGCTAACTGTTTGATGAAGTGTACTCTGCAAATTCAcataagaaatataaaaaagggGATAAAAAGGAACTCATTGGAAATATGGAAAACGCTTTGGAATTGCTCTGTAACTGTGCTTTCATGGTTCCTTGTCTCTATTGGAAGTGCTTTAACTCTAGAATAAAGAGGTCATCTAATTTTTGAGAAACTTGAAGGTTAAATTCATCATGTGGCAGGAAGAAACAATGCTGGTTACTCCAAGGCTCGTGTTCTGCAGCAGGACCTTGGCTACCAtgcaaataaatacatatttaactTGCTCTTGAAATACTCCAGCAGTGTAGATTCCAGCCTACACTGGAAtcttcctcccagctctctTGTTCCCATGTTTAGCCACCTCTCTGATCAGAAAATCCTCCCCAGTATCTGGGCTAACTCTCTTTTGTTGTACCCTAAGTGAGATTGTCAATAAACAAAAACCGTGTGTGTCCTTCATAGCCACTGCCCCCACGGGCTGCTGCACATACACCTAGCACAGTGCAGAGCCATGGGGTAGGTTTGGGTAGCTGTGCAATGTTGTCTTGCATGCAGAAAgcctctctgctccagctcctttgcATTCATTGttatattttccttcctttgtgcACGCAGCACTTTGCACTTTGTTGAGTGAAGGACAGATTTTGAGCGATGGTaaaaccccacagctccctctCACTGCTCTTCCTGGTCTCCTGTTCAGAGTCAATGGGGGCAGCAGAAGACAGCTTGTACCTTGGCTTGTCCCAGAAGGAAGGGAGCCTCTAGGCCTGGTTTTTGGAAAGTACATCTTGATCCCTCAGGTTTACACAAGTCACAGGTGCGAGTGGAGCTCCGTCATGGTGGAATCTGACTGATTCGGCCCCCCTGTTTCCAGGCTGTAGTCCATGGAACAGTTGTTGGTTGTGGAGAGCTGGCTGCCTGCTCAGTGTTTGCTTTCCTtgtttccagctgctccagcacattAAAAGAGACTAAAAATGCACTAAATATTTCCTGATGTGCACTCTCCATAAAGACACGTGCTGTTACTGGCATGGAAAGGTGAATGGCAGAAGTTTTTCATAACATATTGAGCCATTGTCCAAACTTTAACATGAAGTGTGGTGATGGATACTTGCAGCTACTTTTG from Haemorhous mexicanus isolate bHaeMex1 chromosome 5, bHaeMex1.pri, whole genome shotgun sequence encodes:
- the KLHL42 gene encoding kelch-like protein 42 is translated as MSLAERRRRRQQEEEEEREGEAGDGAGAGEEVVQIRLGDKCYPVCKRKLIEQSDYFRALYRSGMREAGQGQEEQLLRGGLSALGLELVLDFINTSCLARLEQEEGGEEEPPLLEELVEAASYLQVTPLLRLLLSQVRLGNCFELHRLAQVYGLQDLHDACLDFMAAHYHQVLRRPDARPHLLLPPALQQQLRERRMRGTATLVLLGDFMGACPPGLPAGCHPAGDAPWAMLRYDEEAQRWLPLANNLPADLVSVRGYGSATLDNYLFIVGGYRITSQEISAAHCYNPCLNEWSQLASMNQKRSNFKLLAVSGKLYAIGGQSLSNVECYNPENDWWNFVASMPNPLAEFSACECKGKIYVIGGYTARGRNMSILQYCPTSDSWTNLELCDVHVRKQQMLSVEETIYLVGGCILDLGPSHRSSPSEDVLTVQSYNIATKEWLYLNENSSKSGLNLTCTLHNDGVYILSRNITLSSSLEQRLFLKYNIFTDTWETLGRFPAFGQNILICSMYLPDGRKV